ACCGCGGCATGCGCATCCAGCTCTACGCCGCGCGCACCCCCACCGACGAGATCGAACGTATGCGCGAGCTCGCCGACGGCGGCGAGATCGATGCCGTCGTCATCACGGGCACCTTCCACGGCGACCCGCGGACGCAGTGGCTTCTCGCGCACGAAGTGCCCTTCGTGTCGTTCGGCCGACCGTGGGGCGAGGATGACGTCGCGTCTCCCGCTCACCTGTGGGTCGACGTCGACGGCGCCTCCGGCACCGCCGCGGCCACGCGCCATGCGCTCGCCCACGCGGGGTCCCACGTCGCCTTCCTCGGTTGGCCCACCGGCTCGGGAACGGGTGACGACCGCGAGCGCGGGTGGCGCGACGCACTCGCTGCGGAGGGCTTGCGGATGCCGCGAGTCGCCGTCGACGAGGGCGTCGGGCGCGCCCGGGCAGCCGTTGCCGACCTGATCGCGTCGGACGATCGGATCGATGCCATCGTGTGCGCGAGCGACTCTCTGGCCATCGGCGCACACCTCGCGACGACGGCGGCCGGGCGGGCCGAGCTCCCCATCTACGGCTTCGACAACACGCCGGCCGTCGAGGCGCTCGGGATCTCCAGCGTCGAGCAGCTTCCCGAGAAGGTCGCATCGGGCGTGCTCGATCTGCTCATGGGGCCGACCGGCCGGGTCGTCGTGCCCCGCGAAGCGAGCGCGAACGCGGCGCACGTGCTCGTCGAGCCTCGGCTCGTCGTGCGCTGAGTCACCCGCCGAGGCGCCGGGCGAGCGTCGTCGCTGCGTGGATCACGAGCGCGCTGAGGGCTTCGGCATCCGCGTCGGAGTCGGCGGTGAACGTCACGGCGATCGCGGCGGCCGGCCACCCGGCATGGTCGCGGACGACCGCTCCGATCGATCGGAGGCCGAGCGTCACCTCGCCGTCTTCGGTGGCGTAGCCGCGGGATCGTGCGTCGCGGAGCACGTCGCGCAGCTCTCCCGGGCGCTGCGGACCCCGGCCCGTGCGATCAGCGAAGGCGCCGGCATCCGGATACAGCGCCCGCACCTGCTCGCGGGGGAGTGCCGCGAGCATCGCACGCCCCGTCGCCGTGAGGTGAGCGGGGAGGCGCACGCCGACGTCGGTCACGAGAGCGGGTCTGCGGGACGCGCGTTCCTCGACGATGTACAGAACATCGCGGCCGTGCATGACGGCGAGATGCGCGCTCTCGTGCGCCCGGTCGACGAGGTCGGCGAGCACGGGGCGACCGAGGCGCGCGAGGGGCTCCTGCCGCGCGTAACCGCCCGCGAGCTCGAACGCGGCGATCCCGACGCCCCACCGTCGCGCTTCGGGAAGGTGCACGACGAACGCGTGCTCCTGCAGCGTCGCGAGCAGGTGGTACACCGTCGAGCGGGGGAGATCGAGCGCCGTCGCGATCGTCCGCGCCGGAACCGGCCCTCGCTGACTCGCGAGATAGGTCAGGATCCGCAGGGTCTGGTCGGCCGCGGGCACTTGCGTCTTGTCTGGCATCTCAGACACAGGATGCCACGGCTGCCTGCCGCCGGGGAACTCCGGCGTGTGGAATCGACGCATGACCTCGCGCCCGCCCGCTCCTCCCGTCGTCGTCGTGGGTGCCGTTCCGCTCGCGCCCGCCGATGTCGTCGCCGTCGCACGCCACGGTGCGCGTATCGAGCTCGACGGGGCCGCGATGGACCGGGTCGCGGCATCCCGTGCCCTCATCGAGGCGCTCGCCGACGACCCGCAGCCGCACTACGGCGTCTCGACGGGATTCGGCGCCCTTGCAACGACGTTCATCGCCCCCGAGCGGCGCCGGCAGCTGCAGCTGAGCCTCATCCGCTCCCACGCGGCCGGCACCGGCGCGGAAGTCGAGGACGAGGTCGTCCGTGCACTTCAGCTCCTGCGACTTCAGACCCTCGCGACGGGACGGACGGGCGTCCGCCCCGTCGTCGTGGAGACCTACGCCGACATGCTCAACGCGGGCATCACTCCGATCGTCCGCGAGTACGGCTCCCTCGGCTGCTCGGGCGATCTCGCACCGCTCTCGCACGTCGCGCTCGCGGCGATCGGCGAGGGCGACGTGCGCGTCGCGGGCCAGACCGTGTCGGCAGTCGACGCGCTCGCCGCCGCCGGGATCCCGCCACTCGTGCTCGAGGAGAAGGAAGGCCTCGCGCTCATCAACGGCACCGACGGGATGCTCGGGATGCTCCTTCTCGCGCTCCATGACATCGAGATGCTCCTCGATACGGCCGATCTCGCCGCCGCGATGTCGGTCGAGGCGCAGCTGGGGACGGACGCCGTCTTCGCCGCCGATCTCATGGCGCTCCGGCCTCAGCTCGGTCAGGCGACGTCAGCGGCCAACATGAGGGCCTCCCTGCGCGATTCGCCCCTCGTCGCGTCGCACAAGGACCCCGCCGAGTGCACGCGCGTGCAGGACGCGTACTCCCTCCGCTGCTCGCCGCAGGTGCACGGTGCCGCGCGGGACACCGCGGCGCACGCGGCCCTCGTGGCATCCCGTGAGCTCGCGTCGGCGGTCGACAACCCCGTCGTGACGCTCGACGGGCGGGTCGAGTCGAACGGGAACTTCCACGGCGCGCCCGTCGCGTACGTGCTCGATTTCCTCGCGATCGCGGTCGCCGACGTGGCATCCATCTCGGAGCGCCGTACCGACCGCGCCCTGGATCCCGCGCGCAGCCACGGGCTCCCGCCCTTCCTCGCGGAAGAGGTCGGTGTCGATTCGGGACTCATGATCGCCCAATATGCCGCTGCCGGCATCGTCTCGGAGCTCAAGCGGCTCGCGGTTCCCGCATCCGTCGACTCGATCCCCTCCTCGGCCATGCAGGAGGATCACGTGTCGATGGGATGGGCGGCGGCTCGCAAGCTTCGCCGGAGCGTCGACGGGCTCTCCCGCGTCCTGGCGATCGAGCTCGTCACGGCGGCGCGCGCGCTCGACCTGCGTGCGCCGCTCCAGGCTGGACCCGTCACGGGTGCCGTCCGGAGCTTCCTCCGCAACGCCGGGATCGGGGGCCCGGGACCCGACAGGTTCCTCTCTCCCGAACTCGAGGCCGCCGCGCAGCTCGTCGGTTCGGGCGAGGTCGCCCGCGTCGCGGCATCCGTCACCCCGCACAACGGAGGGGATCCGCGATCATGAGGACCTCTCTCGCGCTTTCGGCCCTCAGAAACGCCGATCTCCTCAGAAACGACGACCACGAAGGAGCTGCACGATGACCGATCGCCACATCCGCGCCGCGCGCGGACCGCAGCGCACCGCGAAGAGCTGGGGCGCGGAAGCGGCCAAGCGCATGCTCATGAACAACCTCGATCCCGAGGTGGCAGAGCACCCGGAGAATCTCGTGGTCTACGGCGGCACGGGACGCGCAGCGCGCAGTTGGGAGGCCTTCGACGCGATCGTGCGCACGCTCGACGAACTCGAACCCGACGAGACGCTCCTCGTCCAGTCGGGGAAGCCCGTCGGCGTCTTCCGCACGCACGAGTGGGCGCCGCGCGTGCTCATCGCCAACTCGAACCTCGTCGGGGAATGGGCGACGTGGCCCGAATTCCGACGTCTCGAGGAACTCGGCCTCACGATGTACGGCCAGATGACGGCCGGATCCTGGATCTACATCGGCACCCAGGGGATCCTGCAGGGCACGTACGAGACGTTCGCCGCCGTCGCCCGGTCTCTCGCCGCGCGGGACGGCCGTGACGAGGCGACGGCAGACCTCGCCGGCACCCTCACGCTCACGGGCGGATGCGGCGGGATGGGCGGCGCGCAGCCGCTCGCGGTCACCCTCAACGGCGGCGCCGTCCTCATCGTGGACGTCGACGAGTCGCGGCTCGCGCGCCGTGTCGCCCACGGCTACCTCGACGAGTACACGACGGATCTGGATGCCGCGATCGCCAGGGTCGTCGCAGCCCGTGACGCCCGTGAAGCCGTCTCGGTCGGGGTTGTCGGCAACGCCGCCGAGGTCTTCGGCGATCTGCTGCTTCGTGGTACGCCGATCGACATCGTGACCGACCAGACGAGTGCCCACGATCCGCTCGCCTACCTCCCGGTGGGCGTGCCCTTCGAGCGCTGGCGCGAGGAAGCCGACCGGGATCCCGAAGGGTTCACCGCCCGCGCGCGGGGTTCGATGGCGAAGCAGGTCGCCGCGATGGTCGGGTTCCAGCGTGCCGGCGCCGAGGTGTTCGACTACGGCAACTCGATCCGCGCCGAGGCGAAGCTCGGCGGGTTCGACGGCGCCTTCGCGTTCCCCGGTTTCGTGCCCGCCTACATCCGCCCGCAGTTCGCGGAAGGGCGCGGACCGTTCCGCTGGGTCGCGCTGTCGGGAGACCCCGAGGACATCCGCAAGACGGACGAAGCGGTCAAGGCGCTCTTCCCCGACAACGCGGCGCTCGTCCGCTGGCTCGACAAGGCGGGTGATGCCGTGCACTTCGAAGGCCTCCCCGCCCGGATCTGCTGGCTCGGCTATCAGGAGCGGCACCTCGCGGGACTGAAGTTCAACGAGATGGTGGCGTCGGGCGAACTGTCTGCGCCCATCGTGATCGGTCGCGACCACCTCGACGCGGGCTCGGTCGCTTCGCCCTATCGCGAGACGGAGGCGATGGCCGACGGCTCGGACGCGATCGCCGACTGGCCGCTCCTCAACGCGCTTCTCAACACGGCATCCGGTGCCTCGTGGGTCTCG
This genomic stretch from Microbacterium sp. SLBN-146 harbors:
- a CDS encoding urocanate hydratase, which codes for MTDRHIRAARGPQRTAKSWGAEAAKRMLMNNLDPEVAEHPENLVVYGGTGRAARSWEAFDAIVRTLDELEPDETLLVQSGKPVGVFRTHEWAPRVLIANSNLVGEWATWPEFRRLEELGLTMYGQMTAGSWIYIGTQGILQGTYETFAAVARSLAARDGRDEATADLAGTLTLTGGCGGMGGAQPLAVTLNGGAVLIVDVDESRLARRVAHGYLDEYTTDLDAAIARVVAARDAREAVSVGVVGNAAEVFGDLLLRGTPIDIVTDQTSAHDPLAYLPVGVPFERWREEADRDPEGFTARARGSMAKQVAAMVGFQRAGAEVFDYGNSIRAEAKLGGFDGAFAFPGFVPAYIRPQFAEGRGPFRWVALSGDPEDIRKTDEAVKALFPDNAALVRWLDKAGDAVHFEGLPARICWLGYQERHLAGLKFNEMVASGELSAPIVIGRDHLDAGSVASPYRETEAMADGSDAIADWPLLNALLNTASGASWVSIHHGGGVGIGRSIHAGQVTVADGSPLAAEKLARVLVNDPGTGVMRHVDAGYDRAREVARERGLTVPML
- the hutH gene encoding histidine ammonia-lyase, with translation MTSRPPAPPVVVVGAVPLAPADVVAVARHGARIELDGAAMDRVAASRALIEALADDPQPHYGVSTGFGALATTFIAPERRRQLQLSLIRSHAAGTGAEVEDEVVRALQLLRLQTLATGRTGVRPVVVETYADMLNAGITPIVREYGSLGCSGDLAPLSHVALAAIGEGDVRVAGQTVSAVDALAAAGIPPLVLEEKEGLALINGTDGMLGMLLLALHDIEMLLDTADLAAAMSVEAQLGTDAVFAADLMALRPQLGQATSAANMRASLRDSPLVASHKDPAECTRVQDAYSLRCSPQVHGAARDTAAHAALVASRELASAVDNPVVTLDGRVESNGNFHGAPVAYVLDFLAIAVADVASISERRTDRALDPARSHGLPPFLAEEVGVDSGLMIAQYAAAGIVSELKRLAVPASVDSIPSSAMQEDHVSMGWAAARKLRRSVDGLSRVLAIELVTAARALDLRAPLQAGPVTGAVRSFLRNAGIGGPGPDRFLSPELEAAAQLVGSGEVARVAASVTPHNGGDPRS
- a CDS encoding LacI family DNA-binding transcriptional regulator; translated protein: MAKSPTVEDVALAAGVSRQTVSNVLNTPAVVKASTRERVENAISQLGYRRSAAARQLRTRRSSTIGIHLDPYAGGISGVVLDRFVHALTERAGDRGMRIQLYAARTPTDEIERMRELADGGEIDAVVITGTFHGDPRTQWLLAHEVPFVSFGRPWGEDDVASPAHLWVDVDGASGTAAATRHALAHAGSHVAFLGWPTGSGTGDDRERGWRDALAAEGLRMPRVAVDEGVGRARAAVADLIASDDRIDAIVCASDSLAIGAHLATTAAGRAELPIYGFDNTPAVEALGISSVEQLPEKVASGVLDLLMGPTGRVVVPREASANAAHVLVEPRLVVR
- a CDS encoding IclR family transcriptional regulator, translated to MPDKTQVPAADQTLRILTYLASQRGPVPARTIATALDLPRSTVYHLLATLQEHAFVVHLPEARRWGVGIAAFELAGGYARQEPLARLGRPVLADLVDRAHESAHLAVMHGRDVLYIVEERASRRPALVTDVGVRLPAHLTATGRAMLAALPREQVRALYPDAGAFADRTGRGPQRPGELRDVLRDARSRGYATEDGEVTLGLRSIGAVVRDHAGWPAAAIAVTFTADSDADAEALSALVIHAATTLARRLGG